One Conger conger chromosome 7, fConCon1.1, whole genome shotgun sequence genomic window, AGTATCCGAGGGGAGTATGGTCTGCACTGTTGTCTCTTGAGAAAATATTCAGCATGCACTTTTCTCTGTTTCCCTGAAGTACTTGGTCCtgaacagacctgggtgaaaaaggtcattgttttggattcaaatacttttccacactttactgagcttatctggtgtCTTGGAACTCAAAGTACAaactgccttctggtcctcttggttggttcagtTGCATCAGACAAGATCAGttgagcgcagaaaagtatttgaagaaTAAGACTCTGTAGTCACCGCCAGTCACAGCACACTCCAGCAGTGGCATTTTGCTAACCTGTGCTCATGTTCGAGCTTCAACTTGTCTTGTTTAATTTATACAAGCCAGTTAGCTTGGTGATTGGATGACCATTAAGTGGCAGCTGACCTTCCGAATGGATTACATGAGGAAATacagcattcattttttttaaagagctcTGCACTTATCTCTTCAGTGGCCATGCTCAAATCCAATTCAAGCATGTTGCGGTCATTTGATAATGTTCAGTTGCTTTGCCGGAGTATAATCTGCTCCCATTAGGGTTTTCAGTGTCAACATATGTAGGTAGCAATTTGCTTTTGGGTTTGGTCATGATGCCTTGCACAAAAGTACTACTACTTCTGAAGTTAGTATAATCCATGACCGGGTTTTAAAAAGATCTTGGGTAGGATTATACGGTGCATCTGCTTGGTTCTTTTGAAATGTGAGACCCCAGCCAGGCTGTTTTTCCTCACTCTCAGTGCATATGGCTCATTATGTCTCCAGCTGTTTTACTCTCTGTCTGAAAACACAGCCGTGTCACAGCCAATCCTAAAGGTGTAATCGCAAGTGTGCTGGGGCTCCAGCCGAGCCACAATCCCATAACTCAAGGGCGCTCTCGAGCCGGAGCATGTAGCGTAACCGAATCCGATGAGCTCTGAATCAGCCATTACTCAGCCGTTGTTGCCCGACTCATCTCTTGGAAGAGACGGGCGCGTTCTGTTTTGTGCACAACTCGGCTTAACCTGACTGCAAACGAGCCTCTTTGCTCTCAGCCCCCTTGCAGCTGCTCTTTAGGTGCTTCTCTGTTGCTATGTATTGTAAATGAGATGGGTCTTGTTCTGGAGTCTGAAGTGGCTAGTTCATTTTCCGCAGACAAATTCTCACCTCAGCTGAACTGGGCCGGCGTGCCCTTGTGCCTACGCACAGATTGTGGCAGGTGTGCTTTTCTGCTGTGGTAAGAGGTTGCTTTTCAagggatacatttttttctgggtttttatttatttttttcaagggGAGCAGGCAGTTAGTCCTCTGTATTTTTCTCTTTATTGAGATATGGGAAAGCAGAGCGCTTAACAGATAGATGGAAATAAAGTGCTATTGCTGGGAAGCAAATCCCAGTAACACAAATACTTTTACGTGAATGCCTTTTATTTGAAGGATTTTGCCAGAATAAACCTGGATTGTCACCCTCTAGCCTAGATTTGGAGCtagtctctctctttttttttttcttcctgttctGTATTCTCTTCCAGATTCAGTTGTGTAAAACGGGTTCGTTGGCCTTGGTGAATTGATGCCTGTGGCACTTGTAATTTGTAAAGGAAAAACTAAACCACTGCAGAAAAGCTTTTGTGACACTCACTTCCTTTCCCCAGGTGCAGTGGTGAAGGCCCAGGTGAAACTATGCTGAGGTTCCGCATTTTTCTCCCGCTCATGGCTCCCGTGCTGGCCGTGATTGGCTGGTGGTGGTACACCTCACGtaagaaaaaggaaatggctGCCCCGGAGGACAGGGAGGGCACAGCTGTACACGAGGCCCTGAATGGCATGGTGGAGACCAGAAGGGCCGGACtgaaggtgggggaggggaacaCTAGCGGGTTAGAGGAGAACCCCATTCTGTTAGCTACAGCTGAGATGCTCAGCACATCTCCAGTCATCGAGACacaagggagggtggacacgtCCTCTCTCGCCCACCACAGGAGCTTTGCAACACATCTAGACGCTGTCTGCTTGGAGTCCTCTGCGCAGGGGATGCCTGAGGAACAGGCCACCCCACACTTGTCAAACTTTAGTGGTGACAAGGCGGAGGAAGTGGAGACCAGAGCAAGTGCGTGGCTGCCCCTTCCTGATGATGAGCAGGTCGCTGAGGACTCTGAATCTGGCACCAGGGAAGAGCTTGCGGTTGAGCCTGCTGTGGTGACTGAGGAAAAGCAGACTTTGGTTCAGCCTCCTTCTCACTCACCTGGCACCGTAATCAGCCTGGTATCTGCTGAGCTCACAGAAGCAGCCGGCCCCAAACTGGAGACGGACAAAGACATGGAGCCTGAGAGTGTCCCTGTGCCTTTCCTTGATAACCTGTCTGTTGTAAAAGACCAAATCTCCCAAAGCACTCCAGAAGCCCTTTGCCCCGAAGTAGTCACAGCTACCTATCATGTCCCGACCATACTAGCCCCTTTATCTGACATGGAGGCAGAGGGGCCACCCCAGCAGAATAGTTATGGGGTTCCTTTGCAGAGGGACCTGGCTTTGGATCCAGCCGCAATGGAGAGCAATGGGCTGGCTGCCAGTCTGAACCGTGAGCTAATCACCTTGGAAACCCAGGAGAAACTGGTGGACAGGCTGTGTGACATTGCTGAAGAGGTTAATGGGAGGTCATCGCATCCAAGCAACGACTTTCCTCTGTCTAGTGAGCCACAGTGTACTGTAGGCCAAGTAGTGCAGGACATTATCCAGACATCCAAGGAGGTGCTCTGCCTTTCGGAGGAGGGCCGGTTGGAAGACCTAACGGAGCAGATGTCAAATGAGATGCGGCCTCCTGTGAATGACTGTTCACAATTGGTGAGGAATGAGGTGATGCCTCATGCCTGCATTGCACCTCCTGCCGgggagcaggtggaggaggaCCGCAGCAGTGGAATTGAGAGGGGACAAAAGAACTTCGTCCCAGAAGACTCTCCTTCCAGTCTGGGTGAACCCCAGACTGTCACAAGAACAGATGATTATGGGTGCAGCACAGGCCAGTTGGAGAGCACAGGAGAAGATGATGACCGGACGCTATCAGATCAGAGTAGAAGCTGTATCTCCTCTACACAAACTGGGACATCCTCTGTAGCTCCAGAACAGGCTGAACAGGAAGACGATCACACATCCAACAGGATGCAGGATCTTCTGCAGGATGGTCCCTTTCCAGAGGTACTGTCTCAGACCCCTGGGGGAGAGGGCTCCCAAGATGGCTGCTCAGGTCCTCCCTTCCAGGAGGTGGTGGTGGATGATGCCACCAGTCACAGCAGAACGGTGGGTCTGCAAAAAAGCCTCTGCCCAGAAGACTCACTGGGTGAACCCCAGACCGATGATGCCACAGGAACAGAGGACTCTGGGCGCCACACAGGCCAATTGGAGGGCCCACTGGTCTACCAAAGTGAGAGCACCGGGGTAGTGTTTGACTGGAAACAATCAGATGAGAGTAGCAGCTGTGTCCTCAATACACAAACTGAGATGCCGTGCACAGCTCCAGACCAGGTGGAGCAGGAAGATAACCTCACATCGGACCGGATGCAGCATCTTCTGCAGGAACATTCTTATTCAGAGGCACCTGCCCAGGCCCCTGGGGAGGAGGCCTCCCAAAATGTCAGTTTGAGTCCTCCTGTCCAGGAGATGGTGGCAGATAATGCCACCAGTCACAGCAGAATGACTAGTCTGCAAAAAAGCCCCAGTCCAGGAGCCACACCCTTGAGTCAGAACAAACTCTACAAAGAGGATCTCATAGGAGTAGAGGAATCTGGAAGCAGCACTTGTCAGTCAGGGGACGGGGCAGAGGCAAGTAGTCCAGATCACATCCCCTCCTCCGCAGTGCCGAAGCCAAACCTGATGGCCTCGTCACAAGCCTCAGACGGGCGCAAGCACAGTCCAGCGAGGAAGTCTGAACCCTCCTTGGAGGAGGCTCACAAGGGCATAGTCTGCAGGGATGAGCGGGGCAATGACGCAGACCTACGGAAAGGAAGTCACATAGTAAGCAAGATGGAGGAAGATCACTCTGGAGGTGAGTCCCTGCAGACCGGCTTTGGAGATTACGCTTTGCACATTCTCATTCAGTTTCAGTTTAACACACTCCTTTGCAAGAGCTTATCTGCAAATCTCTTGTGCATGCCTCCTGTTTAAGTGGATAAGACACTGAAAATTACTTGCTTTAAATCTTTTGTTTTCATGATATTAGCCATAATTAATCGTTTAAAGCGTAACTAAATTGGGGATGAAATGATAACAAATGGCCTCCATCTTAAAATCTGGAGTGAAGACTGCCACAGTATCAAAGTAATGAAAACATCAGGTATAGGACTCAGTgtgatgtacatacagtataggtTTTGAATGCATAGGTTTTTACAGCTTGTGTGTTATCCATGTTTTGTATGATATTTCCAGTGCCACTTGAGAGAGAACCATTGACTCGTGACCGGTTAGAATCACATAAGTTAATACTGTGTAAATTACTGCTCAttagtaaatgtattaattttatGAGGTGCATGGCATGTGATCTGCCAAGATGTACTTTTGTTATTGTAACTATTAGGGAAAGTTGTGATGAACAGATGAGCTCTGTGAATTGTCTTGTGAAAAAGATTAATGCTGCATCGATTACACACAGTAAGCACCTCTCTTGTAGCTCATATCTTAAGAACTATGATCCCGCTCAATGTGAATTTCTGCAGTCCACTGCAGATATGACATCTATTAAATGTGTGACTGATGTCAGGAAGTAGCAGCAAGTATTTTGGGCTGACCTTATAATCTAGCTCAGTCGTGCTGTCAGCCTACtgtgcgcccacacacacacacacacacacacacacacacacacacctccactctCTGTAGAGGTATTTTGTAACCAAGCTATTTTCATCACTTGAGGCAAAGGGAAACTCTTTGTTATTCTTGGCAAGCGAATAAAGCCAAGAGACTGTGTAACACATGTATCCGTTTTCATGAAGCCATTTAGTACTTGATGGTTTCAGATTTGCCGCAGCGCTGAACTAAGTGCATCTTGTCTGTTTGCGCGTAAATTGAGATGGGAATGCGCTGGAGGAGTTGTGGCAGGCCCTCCCTGCTAGCTTCTGTGCCAAGCGTTTGAACAGAATAATAGGCAATCCGTATATTTCACCTGACGTCTAACGTCAGCTGCCCCGGCATCCCTCACCCTCTGAGGTCTGCGCAACTAATCGGATGCCGAAAGAATGTGATGTACAGGGTAGACTGCTTATAGTTGTGTTGCTATTTTAGTGTGAAAGGTGTCTTTCTGAATGCGTATGATGTAGATTTTGGCATGTCGGGGAGGTATGCTGTAGTCTGTGTCTGGTAGCTGTCAGGTTTGGCAGCATGCCTCTGAACGTCATTCGAGAGCACTGTAAAATCCTGCTGTGATGAGGACTAGGGAGCTGGGGGTATTTCACAGAACGCATTACTTGGTTAGCTGGACTACTGTGCTGAATAAAATCTGGAactgctctttttacttcagtccgtgttccatTTTTgtgagggttccgggttttacggAGTTATCCAtctccataatcctgctttgttagACAATGCCCTGGAAGACTGGTCTTggtgttttaataataaaaaaccaaTAAGTTATGCCAAGAGTGCATAGCAGTAAGCTTCAGGCTTGAATTTCTTCATATGAGAAGTTATTAAAAACAAGTGACTTGGATAGATTATGCAAGTGATTTGTCAAATCCTGAATGTTTGAGGTTTTTATTAGTTTGTGGCTTTTGTCTGATTGTAGAGCTCTCCTCAGTGGCCTTGCACGGTGACCCTGTGATTGGTCGGTATGCGAGTGTGGATGACCGAAAGCTGCCTGATGAGAGCAGCAGCTGTATCCTCAGTGCAGCAACTCTAGAGATGCCTGACCAGGCCCAACCGAAAGATGAGCACATATCCATCAGGATTCAGCATCTTTCGCTGGAGGGTCCCATTTCAGCGGCGTCCACAGAGGTTTCTGGGAATGATGCGTCCCAAAATGGCCCTGTCCAGGAGGCAAAAAACCCCAGCCCAGAAACCACGCTCTCAAGTCCAGATGAACCCCAGATATTGGAGGATGTCACAGGAACAGAGAATTCTGGGTGCAGCATGTCCCAGTCAGAAGCTGGGGCGAGCAGCCAGGACCATGTGCCCTCCACAGCACTGTCATGCGCAGAGACTGAGCAGAAGGAGGGCCACATGCTGATTTCAGCCACTTCACAAGGCTTAAAAGAGCAGGGCATGGGTCCGGAGTGGAAGTCTGAACCCTCCTTGGAGGAGGGTCAGCAGGCCACTCTCCCCGGCGGCGAGGGGGGCAACGACACGGACCTCCAGAACGGAAGTCTTGAGGTGATCGTGGCGGAGGCGGCTCTCtctggaggtggaggtgagTCCTGGAGGCACTGGAGCACATTTAATCTCCCTGGAGCAGAGTACTGAGCGTTAGACACTGCACTCAGCATTTTAAATCTACTGGAGCTTTTCTCTTCATATAAACTATCCATTCTGAAGGAACGGAATAGGATACCTTTTGCATCCATGCTCATAGATGTATGAATCGCATGTTAAGGCAATTCATTGCCTTGTCAGCGGATGGGAGTCGAGCTTACTGGGGGTCATCGCACCATCTGCCATTagacttgtgtgtgtttttgtcgtTTCCAAGATTCTGAGGTTAGCAGCGGCTGTCCGTCGGGCACGACTGAAGGCCCAGATAGCAGTGGCCCATCCACGTGCCCGCAGATCTGGGATCTCACCGTCTGGGAGATACAGGTGCCAAAGGTCAGCATATATGTGCTCCATTTTGGAAAATGGTTCAGCTGGTAAAGCCTGTTGGGTTGTTATTGCATGTGTTGAGTTGGACTATCACATACACAGAAGGCCATAACCAAAACTGCCAGGGTTTGGAATAAAAGGGCAGTTTCCtgttatttttcctgttttgttgGCAGTGACTCTGCTTTAGTCTGTCAAATCTGGAATCCTCAAAACACCAGAGCCTGCTGAAACCGTGCCATCAGAATGTCTCAAGCTTGCATCATTTTTATTACCTTCCATTCCTCCATATTGCCAGCAGGTGTCCCTGCTGCCCTCATATTGGAAACGAGCAGTCGGATGATTTAATCAACATGTGCATAATTTGTGTAAAATTACAATTAAACCAATTAAGCCAGCTGTAAAAACAGCAGGGCTgtcaaaaactaaataaaattgCTTTGACAGAACATTTAGAACAATATCCATCAGGATGGTTGCATGTGTTTTATGCAATTAGTTTTGAGATTGCTTATATTATACACACAAGGCGCCAGTAGAcatctgaaatgaaaacatttaaagacCCCACGCAGTGCTGAGCCACACCAGCCCTAACTGATCCAGATTTAGGGAATTTACGACACGTTTTGGACCTCACACCAGCTGCAAAGTTCCTAAGGTCGGTGTCCTtcaagtgtttgtttttccaggCCTGAAAAATGGAAGTGCCTTGTGTACTATACGGTTACTTTCTCTACCCAAAATTTGGAATGACCATGTGGCGTTTCTTTAAGGTAAGGGAATAGGCTGTGAATACTACAAGTGTGTATAAGACTTTCAAAGAACAGCTGAAGACTTTCAAAGACAGGTCCCCTGCTGAAGTCAATTCCCCGAACATGCAGCGATGACCTTCTCCTGCCCAAAATAAGGTTTCTCGGGGCAGTTTTGCTAACCTTGCGTTCCCTTTCTCCAAACAGCTGCTTGTGGGGAGATTAATTGGGAAGCGGGGACGATATGTGAGCTTCCTGAAACAAAAGTCCGGAGCGAAGATCCATATTTCCCCAAGGCTTTACGCTCAGGAGTTTCAGATATGTCACATAGAAGGTGAGGGGTCTCTGACTAATGTAACATGAGCTTAGTGGGCGCTGCCCGTTACTCCACTACTGTGTCTGTTCATCTCTCTCATGCATTTTTACTTATTgaaatttttatttgaattacttCCACCAACACTTGACTGTTCAAATGGTGTCTTAATGGTGCTAGGGTAGCCAGGGTTGGTACCGCACCTTCCATAGTGTAtattggttgttggttgttgggcTGAGGTTGGCAGCCTCTCAAATGGTGCATTAAGTGTGGTGGAGTGGTGTGTTTGCATACATGTGGCCTCGTGTAGAGGTTATAATTGTTGAACTGTTATTGTATAAATCTCATGTGTTTTATCTGGATCCATTTTCACCTGTAGGGACGAAGCAGCAAGTGCACAAAGCATTGGGGCTGATTAAGAAGAAGTTTGAAGATCTGGATCTTGGCAATGTCTACTCACCTCCTGCATCCAAACTTCCTTCCTTGCCCATAACGTCCTGGGTAAGTCGGGCTGAGGCCTCTCAATTTGGGCATGTCTGCGGGACAGGGGTGGGCAGAGCTGAGAATGAAGGGTGGTCTCTCTCCTTCAGCTGCTGCTTCCCGACAAGGCGCTGGTGGATGTTACCGTGGTGAAGGTTGTGTCGGCGAGTCGCGTGTTCGTCCAGCAGCCAAACCACCCATCTTACCCGGCGCTGAGCGCGCTCAATGAGGACATGCGCCTGTGCTACTCTCAGCCTGCGCCTGGTCTACCCTCCCCCACTGAGGGTGAGTATGCCTCCCTGTCCCCGGTGCTTCGCTCTGACTGTTCGTCTCTCTCTGCGTGTCTGACTGTTCGTCTCTCTCTGCGTGTCTGACTGTTCGTCTCTCTCTGCGTGTCTGACTGTTcgtctctctctgcgtctctgacTGTTcgtctctctctgcgtctctgacTGTTcgtctctctctgcgtctctgacTGTTCGTCTCTTTGCGTCTCTGACTGTTCGTCTCTTTGCGTCTCTGACTGTTCGTCTCTTTGCGTCTCTGACTTCGTCTCTGCGTGTCTGACTGTTCGTCTCTCTCTGCGTGTCTGACTGTTCGTCTCTCTCTGCGTGTCTGACTGTTCGTCTCTCTCTGCGTGTCTGACTGTTCGTCTCTCTGCGTGTCTGACTGTTcgtctctctctgcgtctgaCTGTTCGTCTCTTTCTTTCCATCTTTATCtgtggctgtgttcagtgagCACGTGTGCGCACACGTGGTGGTTTGTGTCATAAAGCCGTTCTTTTCTCAGCCGGCGTCATCTGTGCTGCTCCTGGGACAGACGGGGCGTGGTGGCGGGCGCAGGTCATATCCTTCCACAAAGACTGCGACGAGGCAGAGATCCGATATGTGGACTACGGCGGCTACCATAGAGTGAAGATGGGCACCCTGCACCAGATAAGGTGTGCTAGAGCCTCCTCACACCTCCTCCTCACTGCGAGAGGACACTGCTTCACCTTTCAAATGTAATGGTGCTCTTTCAGTGGTGCTCTGTGGCAGCCTGTTAAACCCTCTCACTGCGTTTTTACAGGTCAGACTTTGTGACATTACCGTTCCAAGGAGCCGAGGCGGTATTAAGCAACCTGCATCCATTACCAGGTACTGGATTCCTTCATTTGCACTGTATTCCTTTTTCTAACTCGGTTCGCTGTTGTATTTCCTTTTCCAAAATAGCAGAACGTGAAGCTGTGTGGACACTTCTCTGCTGACGTTAGGTGGGTTCAACTGCCAGCGAGTCGTCCTCGACTTAATAAAATCCTTTTCCTGCTGCAGGAGAAGATGGGTTTTCAGCGGAAGCGAGTGCCGTGCTTGAGGAGATGACAAGAGGGGCCCCTCTGCTCGTGCAGGTATGGCAACGGTGTGACTGAAGCTCCTTTTCAAAACCAATAAATGCACATCCCTAGACAAGTGGCTCAGAGAAGAGTGCTCACTGACAGTACTCTCTCCTTTCCAGGTGACCAGCTACAGCGACAGCGGCATTCCTTTCATAGAGATGTGGAAGGTGGTCAAGGAGGAGGTATTTCTTTGTGTGGCAGTCTGAACGCCTGGCGGGACTCGCTGTTAGAGCAGCGGATGTCTTCACACGCAAGTGAATCGAGTGCTTTCAAAGCCGCTGATGTCTGTGCTGCAGAGATCAGGACCGTCTCGCTACCTTGAGCCGATTTATATAAACACTAATGGAACCAactcaaatacatattttgaaacGGAGTAGACTGTAGATATTGCTGGTCAAATTGTAATGACATTGTAACATATTTTCGGCCCCGAGTTAAACATAGGACTTTGCAACAAACAAAGATGAAACCTACTGGCGCTGGCAGAAAAGATTTTTGTTCCGCTTCAGAGGAACTCAGTCACGCTTGCTAGTCCCATTTTTCTTGTCTTCAGACCCTTAATGCTGAACCAGAGCATTTGACAGAAAAGGCTCTATGCATTAAAAAGTGAAGTGCAGGAACGCAATCAAATCAAGGTGATTAAGCTGTGGCATATGAATACATTGGGACTGGAGAGTACAAGTGTGAGCCTGATTTGAATGCACTCATCTACACCTCATCTGAGGTGATTGTAccttgattttttattttcaagatctttttttttttcttaaagatTAGTGCGGTTTGTTGAATCGGTTAGTGACGCGACTGCGGTCGAATTTCAGCGCTTTGCCATGAAAAGCCACCTCCCCTGATATCTAGCGTCAGGGTGGCTGAGAGATGAAGTTGTCATCAAGTGTCTTTTGTTTAAATGCACTGATTAGGGCGAAGTGCTGTGAGCTGCCCTAAGAGTTCCCTGTGAACAGTTTTGTTCTGCGTCCAACCAGTTCCTCCATGTTTCTTCTCGTCCCCCAGCTGGTGTCTGTGAACCGCACTCTGGTGGATCGTGGACTCGCCTCTTGGCTGGAAAGCTTCTGAGTGCCGCCCAAAATGGACATCACGCACAACTGACCAATGACCTGCATCGTTTCCCACaggcccctccctctttcttttctaGCCACTTCATGTTGGAGTTTAGCCTTGACCTGTTGACTGGTTTTTATTAGCCACAGATGTTACAAGCCTGATTTTGCTATATGTTCCCCTCTTTTGGAAGTTGTTTTTAAAACTCTTAAGCGAAATTAAATTGCGAAGATTTGAAAGTCAGCATTCTGTATGTCAATAAGGCCGTTTCCTTCCTACACTGAACAGTCTCAGAAATGGAAAAGGCcagaataatgtgtgtgtttcttgtaAATGTAAAGATATTGTAGGATTTAATAAAGATTGTCAAGATTTCCATATCacttgacatttatttttctgctgtcCTCTCACAATAGATCGTGGAAAATCAGGCTTTGGAGGTACAactattaaaaagaaaaaaaatgcattgagaAATTGAATTGGTTCTCTTGCTGTATTAGACTTGCTGTGTATCATTGATCGACATGGTTTTCTGTAAGAATTGGCCCTTGGTATGAATGAGAGATATTTTAAACGATTAAATATTTCTCACTCAATGTCCACTTATCAAGGCTTGAGCTTCATGTACATGGTGTATTTGTGCCAGCCCACAGCAGTGACCTGTTGAAAATACAGGGCTGCCAAATTCTGAATAATGATTTGGCGCTCCAAAGTGAGGTCAGAGTTAAAGAAATCTGTTTATTTTACATTCCGTTGACGAAGTTTTTGTACCTTCTGTAAAATACAATGGTGtggctgaattatttatttcctgCCACAATGTCCTTCAGCTGAATCCCCTGCTCACTGCCAGTGTTGTGGACACATtttttagagcaggggtgcacaactccagtcctggagggccggtctgcgagcTGTGATctgcaagctggtttttgttccaaccaattacctgaatttattttttctgactGCTCTAGAAATTGTGTTGGTTCACttctgtacttgagcacagtaaaatctttaggacacAGTAGCAGACACTTTAGCTGGTGCATataaaaatgtcagatcaagatataATTAATggtacaacaggtaagattgttacaagaccaatgtaaatccattcctatcattgaaaaaggctcactgacacgttgattcacccattacattacattaatggcatttggcagacgctcttatccagagtgacgtacaacaaagtgcaaagtgcgtacctataaccagggataagtgcgctggaAGCACCAATGTTTAGAATTTGATGCGagcatgacaggcagccagtggagggaagtaagcagaggAG contains:
- the LOC133134121 gene encoding uncharacterized protein LOC133134121, producing the protein MLRFRIFLPLMAPVLAVIGWWWYTSRKKKEMAAPEDREGTAVHEALNGMVETRRAGLKVGEGNTSGLEENPILLATAEMLSTSPVIETQGRVDTSSLAHHRSFATHLDAVCLESSAQGMPEEQATPHLSNFSGDKAEEVETRASAWLPLPDDEQVAEDSESGTREELAVEPAVVTEEKQTLVQPPSHSPGTVISLVSAELTEAAGPKLETDKDMEPESVPVPFLDNLSVVKDQISQSTPEALCPEVVTATYHVPTILAPLSDMEAEGPPQQNSYGVPLQRDLALDPAAMESNGLAASLNRELITLETQEKLVDRLCDIAEEVNGRSSHPSNDFPLSSEPQCTVGQVVQDIIQTSKEVLCLSEEGRLEDLTEQMSNEMRPPVNDCSQLVRNEVMPHACIAPPAGEQVEEDRSSGIERGQKNFVPEDSPSSLGEPQTVTRTDDYGCSTGQLESTGEDDDRTLSDQSRSCISSTQTGTSSVAPEQAEQEDDHTSNRMQDLLQDGPFPEVLSQTPGGEGSQDGCSGPPFQEVVVDDATSHSRTVGLQKSLCPEDSLGEPQTDDATGTEDSGRHTGQLEGPLVYQSESTGVVFDWKQSDESSSCVLNTQTEMPCTAPDQVEQEDNLTSDRMQHLLQEHSYSEAPAQAPGEEASQNVSLSPPVQEMVADNATSHSRMTSLQKSPSPGATPLSQNKLYKEDLIGVEESGSSTCQSGDGAEASSPDHIPSSAVPKPNLMASSQASDGRKHSPARKSEPSLEEAHKGIVCRDERGNDADLRKGSHIVSKMEEDHSGELSSVALHGDPVIGRYASVDDRKLPDESSSCILSAATLEMPDQAQPKDEHISIRIQHLSLEGPISAASTEVSGNDASQNGPVQEAKNPSPETTLSSPDEPQILEDVTGTENSGCSMSQSEAGASSQDHVPSTALSCAETEQKEGHMLISATSQGLKEQGMGPEWKSEPSLEEGQQATLPGGEGGNDTDLQNGSLEVIVAEAALSGGGDSEVSSGCPSGTTEGPDSSGPSTCPQIWDLTVWEIQVPKLLVGRLIGKRGRYVSFLKQKSGAKIHISPRLYAQEFQICHIEGTKQQVHKALGLIKKKFEDLDLGNVYSPPASKLPSLPITSWLLLPDKALVDVTVVKVVSASRVFVQQPNHPSYPALSALNEDMRLCYSQPAPGLPSPTEAGVICAAPGTDGAWWRAQVISFHKDCDEAEIRYVDYGGYHRVKMGTLHQIRSDFVTLPFQGAEAVLSNLHPLPGEDGFSAEASAVLEEMTRGAPLLVQVTSYSDSGIPFIEMWKVVKEELVSVNRTLVDRGLASWLESF